One genomic region from Haladaptatus caseinilyticus encodes:
- a CDS encoding MFS transporter: MMRGVSGRFSSIDDYDTLLLTAGLWFLAKFLRYSLPALFPVYQAEFGVSNAFLGAAFTAMMIGYSFMQFPSGVLADRFGAVQVITVGAVVAASGALVLGIPASLAVLLGGMLLIGLGTGVHKTVSIRLLSRVYPSRTGRALGLFDTLGAFGGVAAPAAVVLATDGGSWHLLFLSGSAVGLALASGVFAYVPRRSPSAGDDGSESSLALGQYLTLFRSRRFTLFVGVTLCFGFAYNGVVAFLPLYLTEQGLTDSTASLVYSALFAVSFVQIVTGDLSDRIGQLPLAIAVLAIAAGALGMLFVVGQASVFVLVAIVIAFGLGSHGFRPIRGAYLAATIPGNVAGGGLGLVRTLLMGVGAIAPAIVGIVADTVGFAVAFGLLAVVMAGSVLLAGATALAG, from the coding sequence ATGATGCGTGGAGTGTCGGGTCGATTTTCGAGCATCGACGACTACGACACGCTGTTGCTGACGGCTGGACTCTGGTTTCTCGCCAAATTTCTGCGCTATTCGCTCCCGGCGTTATTTCCCGTGTATCAAGCTGAGTTCGGCGTTTCGAACGCATTCCTCGGGGCGGCGTTCACCGCGATGATGATCGGCTATTCGTTCATGCAGTTTCCCAGCGGCGTTCTCGCCGATCGATTCGGTGCCGTGCAGGTTATCACAGTCGGTGCCGTCGTCGCCGCCAGCGGTGCATTGGTGCTCGGAATCCCCGCATCGCTCGCCGTGCTACTGGGTGGGATGCTCCTCATCGGACTCGGCACCGGCGTCCACAAGACCGTCTCTATCAGGCTGCTTTCCCGCGTATATCCGAGCCGAACGGGACGGGCGCTCGGCCTGTTCGACACACTCGGTGCCTTTGGCGGCGTCGCGGCACCGGCCGCAGTCGTCCTCGCAACCGACGGCGGGAGCTGGCATCTGCTCTTTCTCTCCGGGTCAGCCGTCGGTCTCGCGCTCGCCAGCGGCGTTTTCGCGTACGTACCGCGTCGATCGCCGAGTGCCGGGGACGACGGGTCGGAAAGTTCACTCGCACTGGGACAGTATCTCACCTTATTTCGAAGTCGTCGATTTACACTGTTCGTCGGCGTGACGCTTTGCTTCGGGTTTGCATACAACGGCGTCGTCGCATTTCTACCGCTCTATCTTACCGAACAGGGACTCACCGATTCGACGGCGTCCCTCGTCTATAGCGCGCTATTCGCCGTCAGCTTCGTCCAAATCGTTACTGGTGACCTCTCCGACCGAATCGGCCAGTTACCGCTTGCCATCGCAGTCCTCGCTATCGCGGCGGGGGCGCTCGGGATGCTGTTCGTCGTCGGGCAGGCATCGGTATTCGTTCTCGTAGCCATCGTCATCGCATTCGGTCTCGGCAGTCACGGCTTCCGGCCGATTCGCGGTGCTTACCTCGCGGCGACGATACCAGGAAACGTGGCCGGCGGCGGCCTCGGACTCGTTCGAACCCTGTTGATGGGCGTCGGTGCTATCGCGCCAGCAATCGTCGGCATCGTCGCCGATACCGTCGGATTCGCCGTCGCGTTCGGGCTTCTCGCGGTCGTGATGGCAGGGTCGGTACTGTTGGCTGGTGCCACCGCGCTCGCGGGATAG
- a CDS encoding outer membrane protein assembly factor BamB family protein — MRFATGAVLLVVVAVLAGVGVVAFAGNDGGTLSERWVSDTGRDMKGNHHAPAAATVQGQSFVFAPISDQGNGTGCGLFALDGDDGSTVWKHQVPPANCTIHAVADPTVADFDGDGTKEVLASSTEERVTAYDALTGEEVMRHELADYGYTQPVVSNLASDSGRETAVVDVKGKLSLVRANGTAIWTRDLNGMTWAQPSAGDFDADGDSELVVGFAPSDGGRVVLIDGNNTTVWQNGDIDGSVLWMGSGQSDDDRAMEISVATADGEIVVLDGSDGRIEWRRSVGDLAAVHDITDGDGDGSPEVYAVSKEGTLFALDATDGSVEWKTSLTTGTQMTPPPIVGDVDGDDDAELVAATNDGKVAVVAPDSGTMLSTYERSVPIYTHPTLADLDGDGAEEIYVIYGDGRVVSLSYESSDGP, encoded by the coding sequence ATGCGCTTTGCAACCGGTGCAGTCCTCCTCGTCGTCGTGGCGGTCCTCGCTGGCGTCGGAGTCGTCGCGTTCGCGGGTAACGACGGCGGAACCCTCTCGGAACGATGGGTCAGTGATACCGGACGGGACATGAAGGGGAACCACCATGCTCCGGCAGCAGCCACGGTGCAGGGCCAATCGTTCGTGTTCGCGCCGATCAGCGACCAAGGAAACGGAACCGGTTGTGGACTGTTCGCGCTCGATGGGGACGACGGAAGCACGGTGTGGAAACATCAAGTACCACCCGCGAACTGTACGATTCACGCCGTAGCCGACCCGACCGTCGCGGATTTCGACGGCGACGGCACGAAAGAAGTGCTCGCCTCCAGCACGGAGGAGCGAGTTACGGCTTACGACGCACTCACGGGGGAAGAAGTGATGCGCCACGAACTGGCCGACTACGGCTACACGCAACCGGTCGTCAGCAACCTCGCATCCGATTCCGGTCGCGAGACGGCCGTCGTAGACGTGAAGGGGAAGCTCTCGCTGGTGCGGGCGAACGGAACCGCCATCTGGACGCGCGACCTGAATGGCATGACGTGGGCACAACCCTCTGCTGGCGATTTTGACGCTGATGGGGACTCCGAACTCGTGGTCGGTTTCGCACCCTCGGACGGCGGACGAGTCGTCCTCATCGACGGTAACAACACCACGGTATGGCAGAACGGTGATATCGATGGATCGGTGCTCTGGATGGGATCTGGGCAGTCGGACGACGACCGCGCAATGGAGATATCAGTCGCGACCGCCGACGGCGAAATCGTCGTTCTCGATGGCAGCGACGGACGCATCGAGTGGCGTCGGTCGGTCGGCGACCTCGCGGCAGTCCACGACATCACCGACGGAGATGGAGATGGCAGCCCCGAGGTGTACGCCGTCTCGAAGGAAGGGACGCTGTTCGCGCTCGACGCGACCGACGGGAGCGTCGAGTGGAAAACGTCGCTGACGACAGGGACACAGATGACCCCACCACCCATCGTTGGCGACGTGGACGGCGACGACGATGCGGAACTCGTGGCCGCCACGAACGACGGAAAAGTGGCGGTCGTCGCGCCGGATTCCGGAACCATGCTTTCGACCTACGAACGCTCGGTACCGATTTATACACACCCGACGCTCGCCGATTTGGATGGTGACGGTGCCGAGGAAATCTACGTCATCTACGGCGACGGACGAGTCGTTTCACTCTCGTACGAATCGTCGGACGGGCCATGA
- a CDS encoding Gfo/Idh/MocA family protein — MSGTTPSPEKLRVGVIGGGFIGTTVGQEFEEDPRSTVVAIADVSEPARDEAGDTLYVGQGSRYEDYVEMLDAEELDAVLIGTPHAFHYEQTMAALDDGLHVLCDKPLTTDRDKARELAERSEGDQVLMVGYQRHLNQAFVRARERWDGTDLTPQFISAEITQNWISRFKDTWRTDPDLSGGGNLYDTGSHLIDAVLWTTGLTPTSVQATMKFADEEDRVDERAQLTVEFEGGSSASIAVYSDAPCVREHIHIWDEEGALYLEGRQWEPRQLTEIEEDSTTVVPYMDNKRHDSKAGAFIDCIETGEEPPATARDAFAVTALTEAAYESARTGERVSIDLD; from the coding sequence ATGTCAGGAACAACCCCATCCCCAGAAAAGCTTCGAGTCGGCGTCATCGGCGGCGGTTTCATCGGAACGACCGTCGGCCAAGAGTTCGAGGAAGACCCCCGTTCGACAGTCGTCGCGATCGCGGACGTGAGCGAACCGGCCCGAGACGAGGCCGGAGATACCCTCTACGTCGGACAAGGCTCCCGGTACGAGGATTACGTCGAGATGCTCGACGCCGAGGAGTTGGATGCCGTTCTCATCGGAACGCCGCACGCATTCCACTACGAGCAGACGATGGCGGCACTGGACGACGGCCTCCACGTTCTCTGTGACAAACCACTCACGACCGACCGCGACAAGGCCCGCGAACTCGCGGAACGAAGCGAGGGCGATCAGGTGCTAATGGTCGGCTACCAGCGGCATTTGAATCAGGCCTTCGTCCGAGCGCGCGAACGATGGGACGGAACGGACCTGACGCCGCAGTTCATCAGCGCCGAAATCACACAAAATTGGATTTCACGGTTCAAGGACACCTGGCGAACCGACCCCGACCTCTCCGGCGGAGGAAACCTCTACGATACCGGAAGCCACCTCATCGACGCCGTCCTCTGGACGACCGGATTGACACCGACGTCGGTACAGGCGACCATGAAGTTCGCCGACGAGGAAGACCGGGTGGACGAACGAGCACAACTCACGGTCGAATTCGAAGGGGGATCCTCCGCCAGCATCGCCGTGTATAGCGACGCACCCTGTGTCCGCGAGCACATCCACATCTGGGACGAGGAGGGCGCGCTCTACCTCGAAGGACGGCAGTGGGAACCGCGCCAGTTGACGGAAATCGAGGAGGACAGCACGACCGTCGTGCCGTACATGGACAACAAACGCCACGATAGCAAGGCCGGGGCGTTCATCGACTGTATCGAGACCGGCGAGGAGCCGCCCGCGACCGCTCGCGATGCGTTCGCCGTGACCGCACTCACCGAAGCAGCCTACGAATCCGCCCGAACCGGCGAGCGCGTCTCGATCGACCTCGACTAA
- a CDS encoding acetolactate synthase large subunit: MKASDLLVECLEAEGVEYVFGLPGEELEDVLFSIRDSDIEFIPVRHEQGAAFMADVHGRVTGRAGVCLSTLGPGATNLLTGVADAHLDKSPLVAITGQAGLERLHKESHQALDIVHTYRSVTKWNTQLSDPEIINESVRKAFKLAEYEKPGATHLEFPEDVAGEETDAEPLEVRERVRRPDPDDISVERAAELLENAERPLVIAGNGAVRTRTAEGLREFVSETAVPVVGTYMGKGALSDDDDHSLFTLDSGENGESADAISRADCVLAVGYDIAEHDPEKWNPELDKQIIHLDHESAEVYEHYNPDVELVCDISAGLEALLEDVDVTCPEAWYRDQRESLVERMISTPDEDDPVTVRNVLPVLRDVMADEDVLISDVGSHKMAIAQEFPTYEPNSVIISNGLASMGIAVPGGIAADLALDANVVVATGDGGFMMNAAEIETATRLGCSYTIIVFNDSEYRLITENQEADRSEHYGTELTNPDFVAFAESFGIDAVRATTWDEISEALRSAVESDGMTVVEIPME; the protein is encoded by the coding sequence ATGAAAGCATCTGACCTGCTCGTCGAGTGTCTCGAAGCAGAAGGGGTAGAATACGTATTCGGCCTACCGGGCGAGGAACTCGAAGACGTACTGTTCTCGATCCGCGACTCCGACATCGAGTTTATTCCAGTTCGTCACGAACAGGGCGCGGCGTTCATGGCCGACGTTCACGGGCGCGTCACCGGACGCGCGGGAGTGTGCCTCTCGACGCTCGGGCCGGGTGCGACGAACCTCCTCACCGGGGTTGCGGACGCCCATCTCGACAAAAGTCCACTCGTTGCTATCACGGGACAGGCCGGACTCGAACGGCTTCACAAGGAGAGCCATCAGGCGCTCGATATCGTCCACACGTATCGCTCGGTGACGAAGTGGAACACGCAGTTGAGTGACCCGGAGATCATCAACGAATCGGTTCGGAAGGCGTTCAAGCTCGCCGAATACGAAAAACCAGGTGCGACGCATCTCGAGTTCCCCGAAGACGTCGCGGGGGAGGAAACGGACGCCGAGCCGTTGGAAGTGAGAGAACGAGTTCGGCGACCCGATCCCGACGACATATCGGTCGAACGCGCCGCAGAACTGCTCGAAAATGCGGAGCGTCCGTTGGTCATCGCCGGAAACGGTGCCGTTCGGACGCGGACGGCGGAAGGACTCCGGGAGTTCGTTTCCGAAACGGCGGTTCCAGTCGTCGGAACGTACATGGGAAAAGGGGCGCTCTCGGACGACGACGATCACTCACTGTTCACGCTCGATTCGGGCGAAAACGGCGAATCCGCGGATGCGATTTCGCGGGCGGATTGTGTCCTCGCGGTCGGCTACGATATCGCCGAACACGACCCCGAAAAATGGAACCCGGAACTCGATAAACAAATCATCCATTTGGACCACGAATCCGCCGAGGTGTACGAACATTATAATCCGGACGTCGAACTCGTCTGTGACATCTCCGCAGGGCTCGAGGCCCTCCTCGAAGACGTGGACGTAACGTGTCCAGAAGCGTGGTACCGGGACCAGCGGGAGTCGCTCGTCGAACGGATGATAAGCACGCCGGACGAAGACGACCCTGTGACGGTTCGAAACGTCCTCCCCGTCCTGCGCGACGTGATGGCCGACGAGGACGTACTCATCTCCGACGTCGGGAGTCATAAGATGGCTATCGCACAGGAGTTCCCGACCTACGAACCGAACTCAGTCATCATCTCGAACGGGCTTGCGAGCATGGGCATCGCGGTTCCGGGCGGGATTGCCGCAGACCTCGCGCTCGACGCAAATGTCGTCGTTGCGACCGGCGACGGCGGGTTCATGATGAATGCAGCGGAAATCGAGACGGCGACACGGCTGGGCTGTAGCTACACTATCATCGTTTTTAACGACTCCGAGTACCGACTCATCACCGAGAATCAGGAAGCAGACCGCAGCGAGCATTACGGAACCGAACTGACGAACCCCGATTTCGTGGCGTTTGCGGAGAGTTTCGGTATCGATGCGGTCCGTGCAACGACTTGGGACGAAATCAGCGAAGCGCTCCGATCGGCGGTCGAAAGTGACGGGATGACAGTGGTCGAAATCCCGATGGAGTGA
- a CDS encoding DUF6684 family protein: MAEADSDPVFDRETLLDITVNIVPMFILAFFLFLFLFFSPWPDDTFMGILGLGLTVIPLVLLGLLTWIAAHYVR, from the coding sequence ATGGCGGAAGCGGATTCCGACCCCGTCTTCGATCGCGAAACATTGCTCGACATCACGGTGAACATCGTCCCAATGTTCATCCTTGCGTTCTTCCTTTTCCTCTTTTTGTTCTTCTCCCCATGGCCTGACGATACGTTCATGGGCATCCTCGGTCTCGGACTCACGGTAATCCCGCTCGTCCTCCTCGGCTTGCTGACGTGGATTGCGGCCCACTACGTCAGGTGA
- the ctaD gene encoding cytochrome c oxidase subunit I has protein sequence MGGFLLAVLFFVLRVEDWRSYTPAGGGMGQVEERRVEYAEKPGGILRWLTTVDHKDIGMLYGVYALIALVWGGIGVTLMRIELVAPDIDLMQAGFYNSLLTTHGITMLFLFATPMIAAFGNYFIPLLIGADDMAFPRINAIAFWLLPPAAILIWIGFPLAALGTGIEPSQTSWTMYTPLSAQQPSPATDLMLLGLHLSGISATMGAINFIATIFTERNIDWPELDLFSWTMLTQSGLILFAFPLLGSALIMLLLDRNFGTTFFGVEGGGGPILWQHLFWFFGHPEVYIIVLPPMGLVSLILPRFSGRKLFGYKFVVYSTLAIGVLSFGVWAHHMFSTGIDPRIRVSFMAVSMAIAIPSAVKVFNWITTMWNGNLRMTAPMLFSIGFVQNFIIGGVTGVFLAAIPVDLVLHDTYYVVGHFHFIVMGAIAVALFAGVYYWFPIYTGKMYQKKLAHWHFWLTMIGSNVTFFAMIFLGYGGMPRRYATYLPQFTTWHQVATLGALILAIGQLIFIWNIAQSWLEGPVVESGDPWNLEADGMQSPEWTWFEKKRETALTDGSGPEDGGNARPERGDD, from the coding sequence ATGGGTGGGTTCCTCCTGGCCGTTCTGTTCTTCGTCCTTCGGGTCGAAGATTGGCGGTCGTACACACCCGCAGGTGGGGGGATGGGACAAGTCGAAGAGCGACGGGTCGAGTACGCCGAAAAACCGGGCGGAATCCTTCGATGGCTGACGACGGTTGACCACAAGGATATCGGTATGCTGTATGGTGTCTATGCACTTATCGCCCTCGTTTGGGGCGGTATCGGCGTGACTCTCATGCGCATCGAACTGGTCGCACCCGATATAGACCTCATGCAAGCCGGGTTTTACAACTCCCTGCTTACCACGCACGGGATCACGATGCTGTTCCTATTCGCGACGCCGATGATTGCGGCGTTCGGGAACTACTTCATCCCGCTCCTCATCGGGGCGGACGACATGGCGTTCCCGCGTATCAACGCCATCGCGTTCTGGCTTCTACCACCCGCTGCAATCCTCATCTGGATCGGCTTTCCGCTGGCGGCACTGGGAACTGGCATCGAACCCTCTCAAACGAGTTGGACGATGTACACGCCGCTTTCGGCGCAGCAACCGAGTCCGGCGACCGATCTGATGCTGCTCGGTTTGCATCTTTCCGGTATCAGCGCGACGATGGGAGCGATAAACTTCATCGCGACCATCTTCACCGAGCGGAACATCGACTGGCCCGAACTCGACCTGTTCTCGTGGACAATGCTCACGCAATCGGGGCTCATCCTGTTTGCGTTCCCGCTTTTGGGGAGCGCGCTCATCATGCTCCTGCTCGACCGCAATTTCGGGACCACGTTCTTCGGAGTGGAGGGTGGTGGCGGGCCCATCCTCTGGCAACACCTGTTCTGGTTCTTCGGCCACCCCGAAGTGTACATCATCGTCCTTCCACCGATGGGTCTGGTTAGCCTCATCCTCCCCCGATTTTCCGGACGTAAGCTGTTCGGGTACAAGTTCGTCGTCTATTCGACGCTTGCCATCGGCGTCCTCTCCTTCGGCGTCTGGGCGCACCACATGTTCTCTACCGGTATCGACCCGCGAATTCGCGTCAGTTTCATGGCGGTATCGATGGCGATTGCGATACCGAGCGCGGTGAAGGTGTTCAACTGGATTACGACGATGTGGAACGGCAACCTTCGGATGACTGCGCCGATGTTGTTCAGCATTGGCTTCGTCCAAAACTTCATCATCGGCGGCGTCACCGGTGTGTTCCTCGCGGCCATCCCGGTCGACCTCGTCCTCCACGACACCTACTACGTCGTCGGCCACTTCCACTTCATCGTGATGGGTGCCATCGCCGTTGCACTGTTCGCGGGTGTCTACTACTGGTTCCCCATCTACACCGGGAAGATGTACCAGAAGAAACTCGCACATTGGCATTTCTGGCTCACGATGATCGGGTCGAACGTCACATTCTTCGCCATGATATTCCTCGGCTACGGCGGCATGCCACGACGGTATGCGACGTATCTCCCACAGTTCACCACGTGGCACCAGGTCGCAACCCTTGGGGCCTTAATCCTCGCAATCGGGCAACTTATCTTCATCTGGAACATCGCCCAATCGTGGCTCGAAGGTCCGGTCGTCGAGTCCGGTGACCCGTGGAATCTCGAAGCCGACGGGATGCAGTCGCCCGAATGGACGTGGTTCGAAAAGAAGCGCGAGACCGCACTCACGGACGGCAGTGGTCCTGAAGATGGTGGGAACGCACGCCCCGAGCGAGGTGACGACTGA
- a CDS encoding succinate dehydrogenase/fumarate reductase iron-sulfur subunit, whose translation MEDTQAEEFRASRSPQERRMADKRQRRREEREAEVRNKEETSADTVHLKVFRYDPGVPEKEKPRFDHFHVPYTRGLTVLDALLYARDHFDSTLTVRHSCRQAICGSDAVFVNGRQKLACKTQISELDEPIQVEPLPHQEVIKDLVVEMEHFYDQMNAVEPFFQTDSLPDEELIEQRHSRENREEIKMATRCIWCGACMSSCNIAAGDNQYLGPAAISTAYRFIMDEREDEATTEHRLNIMDQEHGVYRCQTQFSCTEVCPKDIPLTEHIQELKREAVKRNLKFW comes from the coding sequence ATGGAGGATACGCAGGCGGAGGAGTTTCGGGCCAGTCGCTCGCCGCAGGAGCGTCGGATGGCCGACAAACGGCAACGTCGCCGCGAGGAGCGAGAAGCCGAGGTTCGGAACAAAGAAGAGACGTCGGCCGATACGGTCCATCTCAAAGTGTTTCGGTACGATCCAGGCGTCCCGGAGAAGGAGAAACCGCGATTCGATCACTTTCACGTTCCGTACACACGTGGACTAACGGTTTTGGACGCACTCCTCTACGCTCGTGACCACTTCGATTCGACGCTGACGGTGCGTCACTCCTGCCGGCAAGCAATCTGTGGGAGCGACGCCGTCTTCGTCAACGGCCGTCAGAAACTCGCCTGCAAGACACAGATCTCGGAGTTAGATGAACCGATACAGGTCGAACCGCTTCCGCATCAGGAGGTTATCAAGGATCTCGTCGTAGAGATGGAACACTTCTACGACCAGATGAACGCGGTCGAACCATTCTTTCAGACCGATTCGCTCCCCGACGAGGAACTGATAGAACAACGCCATTCACGGGAAAATCGCGAGGAGATAAAGATGGCGACGCGCTGTATCTGGTGTGGCGCGTGCATGTCCTCATGCAACATCGCGGCGGGGGACAACCAGTACCTCGGTCCGGCGGCGATCAGCACCGCCTATCGGTTCATCATGGACGAACGCGAGGATGAGGCGACGACCGAACATCGACTGAACATCATGGATCAAGAACACGGCGTCTATCGCTGCCAGACGCAGTTTTCCTGTACGGAAGTGTGTCCGAAGGACATTCCGCTGACGGAACACATTCAGGAACTCAAGCGGGAGGCGGTGAAGCGAAACCTCAAATTTTGGTAG